The Hyphococcus flavus genome contains a region encoding:
- a CDS encoding LytR/AlgR family response regulator transcription factor codes for MSDDKIRVMLVDDEPLALRGLKLRLQNFPEVEIIGECSNGREAVKDIKAKSPDLVFLDIQMPGLDGFGVVRAMIGGPAPLFIFVTAYDKYAIDAFEANALDYIVKPVEEERLNDALHRAREALKSKVATDRESKLIEMLASLSDDDRDRIKELINDPAWSEKQRYSERLSFKDGSKVVMLMADEIEWIDAAGDYMCIHAGGKTHIIRETMKALQTRLDPARFQRVHRSAIVNIDKVKELHPHSNGEYFLILENGSELKLSRSYKDVVARFL; via the coding sequence ATGAGCGACGATAAAATCCGTGTCATGCTGGTCGATGACGAACCGCTTGCGTTACGCGGCCTGAAATTGCGGCTGCAAAACTTTCCTGAGGTCGAAATTATCGGCGAATGTTCTAACGGACGTGAAGCCGTGAAGGATATCAAGGCGAAGTCTCCGGACCTTGTGTTTCTCGACATTCAAATGCCAGGACTCGACGGGTTCGGTGTTGTCCGCGCCATGATCGGCGGCCCGGCGCCCCTGTTCATCTTCGTCACAGCTTACGACAAATACGCCATCGATGCGTTTGAGGCGAACGCCCTCGATTATATCGTAAAACCAGTCGAGGAAGAGCGTCTCAACGACGCCCTGCATCGCGCTCGTGAAGCGCTGAAAAGCAAAGTGGCGACAGACAGGGAATCCAAGCTCATTGAGATGCTGGCGTCTTTATCGGACGATGACCGCGACCGTATTAAAGAACTGATCAATGATCCGGCATGGTCGGAAAAACAGCGTTATTCGGAACGGCTTTCATTTAAGGACGGTTCGAAGGTGGTCATGCTGATGGCCGACGAAATCGAGTGGATCGACGCTGCAGGCGATTACATGTGCATCCACGCGGGCGGGAAGACTCATATCATTCGTGAAACTATGAAGGCGCTCCAAACGCGTCTCGACCCTGCCCGGTTTCAGCGCGTACACCGCTCCGCCATCGTCAATATCGACAAGGTTAAGGAACTTCACCCGCATTCGAATGGCGAATATTTTCTGATTCTCGAAAACGGTTCTGAGTTAAAGTTGTCGCGCTCTTACAAGGATGTCGTGGCGCGATTTTTATAA
- a CDS encoding sensor histidine kinase, which produces MSSADVTASAAGPFITTQGRSREWMNWFFADKGRMFWILQVAGWMGFFALHILSVSTFVAGRSTDSLLYSVASSLIGFLTTSILARPIYRFARRQGPAVLLLIVLTSTILMAVAMSAMKAQTFGILFGNAWMDLRGASLGTTNYLLLIVPDLPVNLFLLGSWAGFYFGINYYLKLRNEMERAILSARLADQAQLKMLRYQLNPHFLFNTLNAISTLVLEQDGKQANSMLTQLSAFLRYSLDSDPLQKTTLAEEVRALDLYLAIEKTRFGDRLTVTFDIDEETKNAYVPSLILQPAIENAIKYAIAQMESGGEITIIAKREGGALIMQVCDNGPNAPEDPEALLRDVKTGVGLVNMRDRLNYLYQGRGKFMLSHVEPQGLCVGLRIPFENRG; this is translated from the coding sequence ATGAGCTCTGCCGATGTGACAGCCTCCGCGGCTGGACCGTTCATTACCACCCAAGGCCGTTCGCGCGAGTGGATGAACTGGTTTTTCGCCGACAAGGGCCGGATGTTCTGGATACTCCAGGTCGCCGGCTGGATGGGATTCTTTGCACTTCACATTCTTAGTGTTTCGACATTCGTCGCCGGGCGCTCTACGGACTCCCTTCTCTATTCCGTTGCGTCATCGCTAATCGGTTTTTTAACCACTAGCATTCTTGCACGGCCGATTTATCGTTTCGCGCGGCGGCAGGGACCGGCTGTTCTCTTGTTGATCGTTTTGACGTCCACCATTTTGATGGCCGTCGCCATGTCGGCGATGAAAGCGCAGACATTCGGTATTCTATTCGGCAACGCCTGGATGGATTTGCGCGGCGCCAGTCTCGGCACTACAAACTACCTACTACTGATCGTCCCTGACCTGCCGGTGAACCTGTTCCTGCTCGGCTCTTGGGCAGGGTTTTATTTCGGCATCAACTATTATTTGAAACTGCGCAACGAGATGGAGCGCGCCATCCTTTCAGCGCGGCTCGCCGATCAAGCGCAACTGAAAATGCTGCGCTATCAGCTTAACCCGCATTTTCTCTTCAACACATTGAACGCGATTTCAACCCTCGTGCTCGAGCAGGATGGCAAGCAAGCAAACTCCATGCTGACTCAACTGTCAGCGTTTCTTCGCTATTCACTGGATAGCGACCCGCTGCAAAAGACAACGCTCGCGGAAGAAGTCCGTGCGCTTGATCTTTATCTTGCGATTGAGAAAACCCGCTTCGGCGACCGGTTGACGGTGACTTTTGATATCGATGAAGAAACCAAGAACGCTTACGTGCCGTCGCTGATTCTCCAACCAGCAATTGAAAACGCCATCAAATACGCCATTGCCCAGATGGAAAGCGGCGGCGAGATAACGATCATTGCAAAACGCGAAGGCGGCGCGCTAATCATGCAGGTGTGCGATAACGGCCCCAATGCACCGGAAGACCCTGAAGCCCTGTTGAGAGACGTCAAAACGGGCGTGGGTCTTGTCAATATGCGCGACAGGTTGAATTATCTCTATCAAGGGCGCGGAAAGTTCATGCTTTCCCATGTTGAACCACAGGGTCTATGCGTAGGCCTCAGAATTCCATTTGAAAACCGGGGATAG
- the mobA gene encoding molybdenum cofactor guanylyltransferase yields the protein MRIAVILSGGKASRMGGADKGALELNGKRLIDIVIDRLAPQADQVLISGPRNYETGLVNVPDRRDGPAGPAGGLWSALAWIQYNYPAETVGFFTAPVDGPFLLSDLCERLHASEKSSVAKDEAGLHPTFAWWRIEDLDTAFNEIVVNEGVSLKSLAKAAAAKEVSFPGDHYFRNINTPEDLAAAEAEGARL from the coding sequence ATGCGTATCGCTGTCATACTGTCGGGTGGGAAAGCGAGCCGGATGGGTGGCGCCGACAAGGGCGCGTTAGAACTGAATGGCAAGCGCTTAATCGATATTGTTATCGACAGGTTAGCGCCGCAGGCAGATCAGGTTCTGATCTCCGGTCCGCGTAACTATGAAACAGGACTAGTCAATGTACCCGACCGTCGCGACGGTCCAGCCGGCCCGGCGGGCGGATTATGGTCAGCGCTAGCATGGATCCAATACAACTATCCTGCTGAAACAGTCGGATTTTTTACAGCGCCTGTAGACGGACCATTTTTGCTATCCGACCTATGTGAACGACTTCACGCCTCGGAAAAGAGTTCAGTCGCAAAAGACGAAGCGGGCCTGCATCCGACATTCGCATGGTGGCGCATTGAGGATTTAGACACAGCCTTTAACGAAATCGTCGTCAACGAAGGGGTTTCCTTGAAAAGTCTGGCTAAAGCCGCCGCAGCGAAAGAAGTCAGCTTCCCCGGCGATCACTATTTCCGGAACATCAATACGCCGGAAGACCTTGCCGCTGCTGAAGCGGAAGGTGCGAGATTATAA